The genomic segment ACCACGCCCGAAACCGTTACCGATCAGGACGGCCCGAATTCCACGAATTCCGGATGGATCTGGTCCCAGGTTTGGTATGGCGCCGAGAGCCTCCCCACGCAGGTGACTGAAGGGGTCGGGCCGCTGGACTATTATTACACCAGCTACGGCTACGCGGGCGGATTCGGGGAAACCTCCGGCAATCTGGCCGCCAACGCCGCGCTGGACATGGGCGATGACGTCCTCGACATGTGGTTCCAGGGCTCTTCGACTTGGACCGATACCTTTTCCAACAATAGCGGCGGGCCGCTGTCCTACGATTTCAGCTATTATGTGAATGGCGGATGGCTGTCGTTGTACGGAAACGGCGGGACGGCGGGTTTCAGCCTGGAGATCCTGCTGAATGGTTCGTCCGTCTGGTCGCGCACGGCAACCGCGTCCGGCAGCCCGATTGACGACAACGTTGTTCTGGATCCGGATGGCCTTACCCACACGATCTACTATGAGCCCATGTACGGCTATTATGACGTCTACTTTGAGCCCTTTGGG from the Candidatus Hydrogenedentota bacterium genome contains:
- a CDS encoding PEP-CTERM sorting domain-containing protein (PEP-CTERM proteins occur, often in large numbers, in the proteomes of bacteria that also encode an exosortase, a predicted intramembrane cysteine proteinase. The presence of a PEP-CTERM domain at a protein's C-terminus predicts cleavage within the sorting domain, followed by covalent anchoring to some some component of the (usually Gram-negative) cell surface. Many PEP-CTERM proteins exhibit an unusual sequence composition that includes large numbers of potential glycosylation sites. Expression of one such protein has been shown restore the ability of a bacterium to form floc, a type of biofilm.), whose amino-acid sequence is MGIKKCPGLGCVPPRVAVSTLMALALGGIFSATAGAVTVTTNAEYEVTTTTPETVTDQDGPNSTNSGWIWSQVWYGAESLPTQVTEGVGPLDYYYTSYGYAGGFGETSGNLAANAALDMGDDVLDMWFQGSSTWTDTFSNNSGGPLSYDFSYYVNGGWLSLYGNGGTAGFSLEILLNGSSVWSRTATASGSPIDDNVVLDPDGLTHTIYYEPMYGYYDVYFEPFGGEVALGEFAAGEQFDITYNLDVWAWSESQYGGVYANIGDPFGLGFSGELNASAPIPEPATVALLALGLGGLGVRRWRGTPR